The Jiangella sp. DSM 45060 genome contains the following window.
GCTCGACGGCGGCGAGCGGCGAGGTGGCCTCCTCGTGCAGGACGACGGTGCGCGCCGCCTCCGCCGCCCGGGCAGCGAGCGCCGCCGTCGACATCGGGTCGGCGACGGCCGGAAGCCAGGCGCGGCGGGACTGCTTGGCCGCCTCGCGCGCCGTCGACCGCCAGCGTCGCAGCGCCTTGTCGCCGCGCTCCCCCGTCCAGCGGACCATGCAGCGCTGCGCCGCCCACGGCACGATCTCGTCGACGCCGACCTCGGTCATGGTCTCGACGGCGGTCTCGCCGCGGTCGCCCTTGGGGATCGCCTGCGCGACGACCACCCGCGGCCGCGGCTCCGGCACGTCGAGGCGCTCGGTGACCTCGCAGGTCAGGCCCCGCTTCGACGCGGCGACGACGACGCAGCGGGCCAGCTGCCCGGCGCCGTCGGTCAGCTCGACGGTCTCGCCGGGCGCGATGCGGCGCACCACGGCCGCGTGCCGGCCCTCGTCGCCGTCGAGGACGACGACGTCCGACCCGCGCAGCGCCGCGGCATCGGCCAGGAACACCGGTGCGGTCAGTTCAGCCCTTCCTTGAAGGCGTCGCGGATGCGGGTGAAGAAGTTGCCGTGGGTGCCGGCGGCGCCCGGCCCCTCGACCCGCTCCTCGTTGCGCAGCCCGGCGAGCTCGCGCAGCAGCTCTTCCTGCCGCGCGTCGAGCTTCGTCGGCGTCTGCACCTCGAGGTGGATCAGGAGGTCGCCGCGGCCGGTGCCGCGCAGCTTCGGGACGCCGCGGGCGCCGAGCTTGATGACCTCGCCGTGCTGGGCGCCGGCCCGCACCTCGATGGTCGTCGGGCCGTCGAAGGTCTCGAGGTCGACGCTGGTGCCGAGCGCGGCCGCCGTCATCGGCAGCTGCAGCGTGCAGTGCAGGTTGTCGCCGTTGCGGCTGAACACCGGGTGCGGCGTGACCGCCAGCTCGACGTAGAGGTCGCCGGCCGGGCCGCCGCCGGGGCCGACCTCGCCCTGGCCGGTCAGCTGGATGCGGGTGCCGTTGTCGACACCCGCCGGGATCTTGATGGTGAGCGTGCGGCGGGTGCGGACCCGGCCGTCGCCGGAGCATTCGACGCACGGGTTCGGGTTGACCGTGCCGAAGCCCTGGCAGGCCGGGCACGGGCGGGTCGTCATGACCTGACCCAGGAACGAGCGCTGCACCTGGCTGACCTCGCCCTGCCCCTGACACGTCGGGCAGGTGACCCGGGTGGCGCCCTTCGCGGTGCCCTCGCCGTGGCACACCTCGCACACCACGGCGGTGTCGACCTGCAGCTCGCGGGTGGCGCCGAACACGGCGTCGGCCAGCTCGACCTTCAGCTGCACCAGCGCGTCCTGGCCGCGGCGGACCCGGCTGCGCGGGCCGCGCGCGTTCGTCCCGCCGAAGAAGGCGTCCATGATGTCGGTGAAGGAGAACGCGCCGCCGAAGTTGCCACCCGCGCCGCCGCCGCTGCTGAGGGGGTCGCCGCCGAGGTCGTACATCTCCCGCTTGCGGGGGTCGTTGAGCACCTCGTAGGCCGTGACGACCTCTTTGAAGCGCTCCTGCGTGGCGGGGTCGGGGTTGACGTCGGGATGCAGTTGCCGGGCGAGGCGGCGGTAGGCCTTCTTGATCTCCTCGCCGGAGGCGTTCTTCGGCACGCCGAGAACTTCGTAGTAGTCGGTGGTGGGCACCCTGTGTCTTCCCTAGTGAGCCGCGAGAATCTTGCTGACGTATCGAGCGACGGCGCCGACGGCCGCGATGGTTCCGGGGTAGTCCATGCGGGTCGGGCCGACCACCCCCATGCTAGCCAGGGCCAGTTCGCCCGGCCCGTAGCCGGAGGTGACGACGGACGTGGCCGAGAGCCCGGTCTGCGCGTTCTCGCTGCCGATGCGGACCCGGACCGGGGTGGGGCTGGTGGCCTCGCCGAGCAGCCGCAGCAGCACGACGTGCTCCTCGAGCGCCGACAGCAGCGGCTCGAGCTCGCGGTCGAACTCCTGGCCATAGCGGGCGAGGTTGCCCGTCCCGGCCACCGCGACCCGCTCCTCGTGCCGCTCGATCAGCGTCGTGAGCAGCGTGCCGGTGACCGCCGCGACCGCCGCGCGGTCCTCGGGGCCGAACCGCTCCGTGAGATCGGTCACCCGCGCCTCCACGGCCGCGAAATCCTGGCCCACGGCGAGCGCGTTGATGCGGGCCCGCAGCTCCCCCACCAACGCGTCGTCGGCGTCGGACGGGAGGTCGACGATGCGCTGCTCGACCCGGCCGGTGTCGGTGATGACGACCACCAGCACCCGCGCCGGCGCCAGCATGACCAGCTCGACGTGGCGCACCAGCGACCGGCTCAGCGACGGGTACTGCACGACCGCCGCCTGGCGGGTCAGCTGCGCCAGCAGCCGCACCGTCCGCGACACGACGTCGTCGAGGTCGACCGCGCCGTCGAGGAACGTCTGGATGGCCCGCTTCTCCGGCGCCGACAGCGGCTTCACGTTCGACAGGCGGTCGACGAACAGCCGGTACCCCTTGTCGGTGGGCACCCGGCCGGCGCTCGTGTGGGGCTGGGCGATGTAGCCCTCCTCCTCGAGCGCCGCCATGTCGTTGCGGATGGTCGCCGGCGACACCCCCAGATGGTGCCGGTCGACCAACGCCTTCGACCCGACCGGCTCCTGCGTGGCGACGTAGTCCTCGACGATCGCCCTGAGGACGTCGAGCTTGCGGTCATCGACGGACAACCGGGCACACCTCCCGCAGCGGAATTGGCACTCGACCCTGGCAAGTGCCAATTCTACGTTGTCCCGGTCGCTTCCGTCTTTCCTCGCAGGCCAGGGGGCCGAGGATCGTTCGCCGCTCTGCTCCAGTGCGCCGCTGTGCGGCTGTTGGCCGTCCCCCTGATGCCCATTCTTAGGCCGGGCACCTATCAGGAGACGGGGAAGGACCGGCGGCGGCCGTCGCCCGGTCCGCCGTGGCCCGCACCCCCACAGCGTCGGGCCGACTTCGATAGCCAGAACCACGCGATCGGCCCGCACCAGCGCCCAGAACGCAACGCCCGCTATCGATGACGGGCAACCGCCGCCTACACCACCCGGCCACGGCGCACCGGGCACCAGACAGTCAGCGGCTGGCGGCTGGCAGCTGGCGGCTGGCGGCTGGCGGCTGGCGAACGGTGCACCCGGCGGGCTGTGCCCGCACTTCCCCCGTCCCCCTGATAGCTGCCCGTTCTTAGGCCGCGTGCGCGCGGGTCAAGCAGTCATCGCCGCGCGAAGCGCCGAAGAGTCCGCTTGAGGCGCGCGTGCGCGGCTAAGAAAATGGGCAGCAGGGGGACGGCCAACTGCCGCCAAACGGCGAACGGCAGCACGGCGGCCAACGCGACGAGCCCTCAACGCGACGAACCCCCGCCGAGCCCACCCCGGATGCCGTCGCCCCGACCTTGTCAGTGCCGCCACGTATGGTGCGAATGTGCTGGACATCCGCTCGTCGTCCGCGCCGGAACCACCCCGGCGAAGACGCCATCGGGCGATGTGACGCAGGTCACATCCAACACGGGAAATATCCGGGGAGGCGTTCCCCGTTTGAGAACACGTCAAGCACAACCGGGGACGCACTCCCCGGTTCAGGAAACGGGGAAAAGATCTCCGTTTCGCCGTTCGACTCGAAGGGGGAATCATGGGCGGCATGGCGACAGCCGAGCGCAGGGCACAGCCGGCACGCGTCGACGCCACCCGTAACCGTGAGCGCATCATCGCCGCGGCGCGCGAGGCGTTCGTCGAGCATGGGCCGGCCGTGCCGCTCGACGCCATCGCACACCGCGCGGGCGTGGGCAACGCCACGCTGTACCGGCACTTCGCCGACCGGCACGAGCTCATCCACGTCGTCGCGTCGTACTCGCTGGCTCGCATCACCGAGCAGGCCGAGTCGGCGCTCGCCGAGGAGACCGACGCGTTCGAGGCGCTGCGGCGGTTCGTCCACCGCGCGGCCGACGAGCGGGTCGGAGCGCTGTGCTCGCTGCTGTACGAAGGCTTCGACAAGAACGACCCACTCGTGGTCGACGCCAGGGTCCGGCTGGAAGCGGTCGTCACCGAGCTGATGGACAACGCTCGCGAGGCCGGTCAGCTACGACCCGACGTCGGCATCGGTGATCTCATGGTCGCGATCACCCAGCTGACCCGGCCCATCGCCGGCACCGCGTGTGCTCACGTCGAACGCTTCATGCATCGCCACCTCCAACTCTTCCTCGACGGCTTCCGCGCGCCCGCCCGCTCGGAACTGTGCGGCGCCGCGGCCACCTTCGAGGACTTCGAGCCCGACCGGACCTGATCGCGTCCCATCACCCCCGGTCCACTCGTCCTGACTACGACACCTGACTGCAACACCCGTGACCCTTGATTGGACTTCGTCATGCCTGAAACACAGCTGCCTGATCCCAGGCGGTGGCGGGCGCTGGCGTTCATCGCCCTCGCTCAGCTGATGGTGGTGCTCGACGCCACCATCGTGAACATCGCGCTGCCGTCGGCGCAGGCCGACCTCGGCATCTCCGACGCCAACCGGCAGTGGGTCATCACGGCCTACGCGCTGGCGTTCGGCAGCCTCCTCCTGCTCGGCGGCCGCATCGCCGACATGTGGGGCCGCAAGAACACCTTCCTGACCGGCCTCATCGGCTTCGCGGCCGCGTCGGCCCTGGGCGGCGCCGCGGTCAACGAGGCCCTGATGTTCGCCTCCCGCGCGTTGCAGGGCGTGTTCGGCGCGCTGCTGGCCCCGGCCGCGCTGTCGCTGCTGGCCGTCATGTTCACCGACGGCAAGGAGCGGGCCAAGGCGTTCGGCATCTTCGGCGCCATCGCCGGTGGCGGCGCGGCGCTCGGCCTGATCCTCGGCGGCATCCTCACCGAGTACCTCGACTGGCGCTGGGTGTTCTTCGTCAACATCCCGATCGCCGCCATCGCGTTCGTCGGCGCCGTCACCTCGGTGCACGAGCCCGACGGCACCCGCAACCGCGCGCCGCTCGATCTCCCGGGCACCCTGCTGGGCACGCTCGGCCTGGTCGCGCTGGTCTACGGCTTCACCCGCGCCGAGACCGAGGGCTGGAGCGACACCGGCACCGTCTCCATGTTCGTGCTGACGGGTCTCCTGCTGGTCGCGTTCGTGCTGGTGGAGCGCAAGGTGAAGGAGCCGCTGCTGCCGCTGCGCGTCGTGCTCGAGCGCAACCGCGGCGGGGTCTACCTCGCGCTCGGCCTGGCCGTCATCGCGATGTTCGGCCTGTTCCTGTTCCTGACGTACTACCTGCAGATCGTCAAGGGGTACAGCCCCATCCGCTCCGGCGTCGCGTTCCTGCCCATGGTGGCGGGCATGGTCATCGGCTCGACCCAGCTGGGCGCGCGGCTGATGACCCGCGTGCCGGCGCGGTACCTGATGACGCCGGGTCTGCTGGTCGCCGCGGTCGGCATGCTGCTGCTGACCCAGATGAACGTCGACAGCTCGTATGTGGCCCTGCTGTTGCCGGCGCAGATCCTGCTCGGTCTCGGCCTGGGCACCACGTTCATGCCGGCCATGAGCCTGGCGACGTTCGGCGTCGAGCCGCGCGACTCCGGTATCGCCTCGGCGATGATCAACACGTCGCAGCAGGTCGGCGGCGCCATCGGCACGGCGCTGCTGAACACCATCGCCGCCAGCGCCACCACGTCCTACATCGGCGCCCACATCGGCGGCAGCACGCCGCCCGAGCTGGTGCAGTTGCAGGGCATGGTCAACGGCTACACCACCGCCATCTGGTGGGCCGTGGGCATCCTGGTCGTGTCGGCGGCCATCGCGTTCTTCTTCGTGAACGCGACGCCCGACACCGAGCAGGCCGCCTTCGACGAGCTCGACGGCGAGGGCGAGGCCGCCCCGGTCATGATCCACTGACCCAGGGCAGCCACGCCCGCACGAGACTGGGGCCCCGTCGTCCGGCGACGGGGCCCCTGCCATGTCCGATTCGTGTCGCTGCCGCCCCCGCGCCCGTCGAGCGGCTAGCGTCACCGGACGTGAGCTCCTACAACGACCGCTACGGCCGCGACGTCCTCACGAACTCGCCGCACCCGAAGCGCCCGGTCAGCACCCAGGAGGCCGCCGTGCCGGGGCTGGTCGTCGAGGACGTGCAGACGGGGTACGTCGGCGCCGTCGTCGAGGTCGACAAGCACGGCGTGATCCTGGAGGACCGCCACGGCAAGCGGCGCGCGTTCCCGCTCGGGCCCGGGTTCTGGATCGACGGCAAGCCGGTCGAGCTGGTCCGCCCCACGGCGCCGGCGAAGAGCGGCCGCATGGTGTCCGCGTCCGGCTCGGTCGCCGTGCTGGACCACAAGGCACGCACCGCGCGGGCCAGCCGCATCTACGTCGAGGGCAAGCACGACGCCGAGCTGGTCGAGAAGGTGTGGGGCCACGACCTGCGGGTCGAGGGCGTCGTCGTCGAGGAGCTGGGCGGCGCCGACGACCTCGCCGCCGTCGTCGCGGAGTTCCAGCCCGGCCCCGGCCGGCGCCTCGGCGTCATGCTCGACCACCTGGTCGCCGGCAGCAAGGAGACCCGCCTCGCCGACACCGTCCGCGGCGGCCCGCACGCGGACGCCGTCCTCATCGTCGGCCACCCGTACATCGACGTGTGGCAGGCGGTCCGCCCGGCCGTGCTCGGCCTGAAGGCGTGGCCGGACGTGCCCAAGGGCGAGCCCTGGAAGGAGGGCGTGCTGCGGCGGCTGGGCTGGCGCGGCGAGACGTGGGAGGCGTGGGCGCACATCCTCGGCAAGGTCACGACGTACACCGACCTCGAGCCGTCCTTCCTCGGCCGGGTCGAGGAGCTGATCGACTTCGTGACCGACCCCGGGCCGGCTTGAGGCCGAGGGGCCCGGGGATGCCGTCCCCGCCCGCCTCGCTCGTTCCTCGCTCGGACGCCCGCGCCTACCCCTGACGGCATCCCCAGGCCCCTCGGCCCGGGTGGTCGCTCGGGTCCGTCGCTCGCTCCCTCGCTCCCCGCCTCGGCCGGTGGGAGCTCGGCCGGTCGTTCGCCCCTCGCTCGGCTGTTCTAGGGGAGGAGGTCGCGGACGACGGCGTCGGCGAGCAGGCGGCCGCGGCGGGTGAGGACCAGCCGGCCGGCGGCGAGGGCGTCGGGCTCGCCGAGGCCGTCCGCCACGATCTTGGCCGCGGCGGACCGGCCGGCGTCGTCGAGGACGGAGAGGTCGAGGCCGGAGGACAGCCGGACCTCCAGCAGCACCCGCTCGACCCGCCGGGTCTCGGCGTCGAGGACCTCGCGGGCGTGCGCCGGGCTCTCACCGGCCGCCAGCCGGGCCGCCCATGCGGCCGGGTGCTTGACGTTCCACCAGCGGGTGCCGCCGACGTGGCTGTGCGCGCCCGGACCGGCGCCCCACCAGTCGGCGCCGGTCCAGTACAGCTCGTTGTGCCGGCAGCGCCCCGCCGCCGACGTCGACCAGTTGGACAGCTCGTACCAGGAGAACCCGGCCGCCGACAGCAGGGAGTCGGCCAGCAGGTACTTGTCGGCCTGGTCGTCGTCGTCAGGGAACGGCAGCTCGCCCCGCGACATGCGGGCGGCCAGCCGCGTGCCCGGCTCGACGATGAGCGCGTAGGCGCTGACGTGGTCGGGCCCGGCGTCGACGGCGGCCGACACGCTGGCCCGCCAGTCGTCGGCGGTCTCGCCGGGCGTGCCGTAGATGAGGTCGACGCTGACGTGCTCGAACCCGGCAGCGCGGGCCTCGGCCACGACCTGCGCCGGGCGGCCGGGCGTGTGCACGCGGTCGAGGACGGCGAGCACGTGCGGCCGCGCGCTCTGCATGCCGACGGACACCCGGGTGAAGCCGGCCGCCCGCAGCCCGGCCAGCGACCGCGCGTCGACGGACTCGGGGTTGGCCTCCGTGGTCACCTCGGCGCCGGGCGCCAGCCCGAACTCGTCGCCGAGGAACCGCAGCACGCGGCCGAGATCGGACGGTGGCAGCAGCGTCGGCGTGCCCCCGCCCACGAACACCGTCGATACCGGCACGTCGGCGTCGCCGAGCACCTGCCGGGCCAGCCGCAGCTCCGCGATGGCGCCGTCGGCCCACGACGTCCGGGACGCGCCGGGCGCGACCCCCAGCTCGGAGGCCGTGTAGGTGTTGAAGTCGCAGTAGCCGCAGCGCGTGGTACAGAACGGGACGTGCAGGTACACGCCGAACGGCCGGGCGCCGACGCCGGCCAGCGCGGACGGCGGCAGCGAGCCGTCAGCGGGCGCGGGCGAGCCGTCGGGCAGGGTGGAGGGCACGACCCATTGTCCCCGCCCGGCGGCCCGGAGGCGAAACCGTCAGTCGTACATGCTGTCGAGGACGGCCATGTACCGCTTCTCGACCGCCTTGCGCTTCACCTTGAGGCTGGGCGTGATGTCGCCGCCCTCGATGCTGAGGTCGGCCGGCAGGATCTCGAACTTCTTGATCGTCTCCCAGCGCTCCAGCCGGGCGTTGAGCTCGTCGATCTGGCCCTGGATCAGCGCACGCACCTCGGGCGCCGCGGTCAGCTCCTCGTACGAGCGACCGCCGAGGTCGTGGTGCTCGGCCCAGTCGGCGATGGCCTCGGGGTCGAGGGTGATGAGCGCGACGCAGTAGTTGCGGGTGTCGCCGTGGACGACGATCTGGCTGGAGTGCGGGCTGACCGCCTTGAAGATGATCTCGATCTTCTGCGGCGCGACGTACTTGCCGCCGGAGGTCTTGATGAGGTCCTTCTTGCGGTCGGTGACCCGCAGGTAGCCGTCGGCCAGCTCGCCGATGTCGCCGGTGTGGAACCAGCCGTCGGAGTCGAGCACCTCGGCGGTGACGTCGGGCAGCTTGTGGTAGCCGCGCATGACGACCGGGCCGCGGACCAGGATCTCGCCGTCGTCGGCGATCTTCACCTCGGTGCCCGGCAGCGGCGGCCCGACGGTGCCGAAGCGGCAGTCCCAGGGCACGTTGACGAAGCAGGCGGCGCTGGTCTCGGTGAGGCCGTAGCCCTCGAGGATGAGCATGCCGGCCGCGTGGAACCACTCGGCGACGTCGCGGGAGAGCGCGGCCGCGCCGCTGACGAAGAACCGGATGTTGCCGCCCAGCCGGGCCTTGATCTTGCTGAAGACCAGCTTGTCGGCGAGGCCGTACTGGAACTTCAGCAGGCCGGTGGGCTCTTGGCCGTTCTGGCGCAGCTTCGACACCTTGGCGCCGACGCCGAACGCCCAGGCGAAGATCTTCGCCTTCGGGCCGCCCTCGTTGTCGACGCCGGTGATGACCCGGGAGCGCACCTTCTCGAAGATGCGCGGCGCACCGGCCATGAACGTCGGCTTCACGACGCCGAGGTTCTCGACGATGTTGTCGAGGTTGCCGTCGACGGCGGTGGCGAAGCCGATGCGCAGCTGGATGGCCTCGAGCGTCTTGCCGAACGAGTGCGACAGCGGCAGCCAGAGGTACTGGACGTCGTCGACGGAGAGGATCTTGTGGGCGTCGACCGCGACGCCCTCGTACACCCAGTTGTCGTTGACCAACCGGACGCCCTTGGGCCGTCCGGTGGTGCCGGAGGTGTAGATGAGGGTGGCCAGCGTCTCGGGTCCGACGGCCTCGAGCGCGACGTCGACGGCGTCGGGCCGCTCGGCCAGCAGGGCGCGGCCGCGCTCGTCGAGCTCGGCGAGGGTGATGACGAGGCCGTCGTGGGAGTCGACGCCGTCGTCGTCGAAGACCACGATGCGGGTGAGCTGCGGCAGCTCGGCGCGCTGCTCGAGCACCTTGGCGACCTGCTCGGCGTTCTCGGCGAACACGACGCGGGTCTCGGAGTCGCTGAGGATGTACGCGACGTCCTCGGGCGTGGTGGTCGGGTAGACGGTGGTGGTGGCGGCCCCGATGACGTTGATGGCGAGGTCGGCGAGGATCCACTCGATGCGCGTGGTGGCGGCGATGGCCACCCGCTGCTCGTGCTCGACGCCGAGGTCGAGCAGGCCCGCGGCGAACGCCCAGACGCGGTCCTTGGTCTCGTCCCAGGTCAGCGACGACCAGCCGGAGCCGCTGGGGTAGCGGTAGGCCTCGCGGCTCGGGGTGGCCTCGACCCGATCCAGGAACATCCTGCCGACCGAGGCCGGCCGCACCGCGACGAGATCTGCCTGGTCAGTGGTGCCGAGGCTCATGCGTCATTCCTCCCAATCGCCCTTGACGGGACCGGCCGGAAACGGCCAGGTGGAGGAAGGTTACGACCTGGTAGCTTCCAGCGACAGTCTGTGCGGTGCACGGGTTTCCAATCCGTGTACCGCGAGCATCCCCTCAACCGTATCCGACCAGGAGAAATCCTGGGCTCGGCGGCGCGCCGCCCGCCTCGCCGCGAGGCCGTCCGCGACCACCTCCAGGACCGCCTCCGCCATCGCCGCGGGGTCGGACGGAGCGGTCCGCCCGGACCCGCCCGTCACCAGCTCCGGCAGCGCGCCGCGGTCGCTGGCGACCACCGGGGTGCCGCTGGCCATCGCCTCCAGCGCGGCCAGCCCGAACGTCTCGTACGGCCCGGGCGCCACGACGACGTCGGCGCTGGCCAGCACCGCGGCCAGGTGTGAGCGGTCGGCGACGAACCCGGCCATCGTGACGGGCCGGCCCTCGGCCTGCTCGGCCACCATGTCGCGGACCGAGCCGTCGCCGCACACGACCATCCGGACGCTCGCGCCCCGGCTCACCAGCTCGTCGACCATGGGGACGAGCAGGTCGGGGCGCTTCTCCGGCGACAGCCGCACGGCGGTGACGATCAGCACGTCGGCGCCGCGGGCCAGTTCGGCGCGCAGCCGCGGGTCGCACCGTCGCGGGTGGAACGTCTCCAGGTCGATGCCCAGCGGCACGTGCGCGAGGTTGCCGACGCCCAGCCGGACGAACTCCTCGGCGGCCCACCGGGTGGTGCAGACGACGGTGCCGAACGACGCCGCCAGCTTGCGGTTCCAGCGGTCGGCGAGCTGCTTGGTCGGCAGCGCCCGGCCGAGGTGGAACTGCAGCAGCGCGTCCAGGCGCTCGTGCGAGAACACCGCCGACGGCACGTCGCGGCGCGCGGCCCACGGTCCGATGCGGGCCAGCGTCATGCGGTCGGACACCTCGACGCGGTCCGGCGCGATGACGGCGAGGAGGTCCTCGACGATGCGCCACCGGGTGATCATCCGGTAGCCGCCGGTGGCCGGGATGGTCGGCGCGGCGATCTCGATGACGCGTCCGTACGACGTGGCGCGCGTCGCGTTGCGCTCCCCCGGCACCACCGCCACGACCTCGTGCCCGGCGGCGGCGTACCCGTCGGCGAGATGCCGCATCATCGTGCGGATCCCGCCGGAGTGCGGCGCGACGAAATTGGCGGCCTGAAGGATGCGCACGGCCGTCACTCTGTCGGCCGTGATCAGCCCCGAGGCGACGCCGACGTGTCCAGCCGGTGAATTCCGGCGCCCACTTTCGCCACATCTTCACGATTCGTCACGACGCCATTCACGGATTGCGGCAATGGGACGCGCCTACCGCGGGCGGGCGGGAAAACCTCTGGCACCGGACCGGCTCGACCAGAGAATCCCCAGCTCACAAGATCGATATGTCCGTATTCTCCGTCGATAAGACTGACTATGTATTTGATCACGTTGATATGGAAAAATGCCCGGGGATTGAAGGGGGGCACTTGTGCCGAGGCAACGAAAGCGCGAACGTCGCGGATCGGCCGGGCTCGTCATCGCGGCTCTGCTCGTGATCGGCCTGCCACTGCTCGGCTGGGCCGGCGTGAATGCGCTCACCGGCGGCGACAGCGGCAATGACTCCGCCGCGGCGGCCGATGGTTCCCGGACCGACGCGGCCGGCGAGGCGTCGCGCGGCGAGACACCCGGCTCGTTCGAGGTCGCCCAGATCGGCCGCGAGGCCGTCAGCGCGTGCGTCGAGCGGATGGCCGCCGGCCAGGCCTACGTCGAGAGCGCGGGTGTCGGCATCGGGCACTGGGGCGAGCACGTGCAGGCGCGGACGGACATGCTCGCCGGCACCGTCGTCCAGGAGGAGATGCGCGCCATCTGGAAGCGCACCCGCCTCGCCGGCCCCGACGACGTCGCCCAGGCGACGGCCGCCCTGGAGGCGTACGACGCGCTGCCCGGTTGCGACGACCTCGGCTCGCTGGAGGGCGCGCTGCCCGAGGTCGCCGACCAGGCCGCCGCCTGCCTGGAGCGCGAGGCCGCGATG
Protein-coding sequences here:
- a CDS encoding long-chain fatty acid--CoA ligase codes for the protein MSLGTTDQADLVAVRPASVGRMFLDRVEATPSREAYRYPSGSGWSSLTWDETKDRVWAFAAGLLDLGVEHEQRVAIAATTRIEWILADLAINVIGAATTTVYPTTTPEDVAYILSDSETRVVFAENAEQVAKVLEQRAELPQLTRIVVFDDDGVDSHDGLVITLAELDERGRALLAERPDAVDVALEAVGPETLATLIYTSGTTGRPKGVRLVNDNWVYEGVAVDAHKILSVDDVQYLWLPLSHSFGKTLEAIQLRIGFATAVDGNLDNIVENLGVVKPTFMAGAPRIFEKVRSRVITGVDNEGGPKAKIFAWAFGVGAKVSKLRQNGQEPTGLLKFQYGLADKLVFSKIKARLGGNIRFFVSGAAALSRDVAEWFHAAGMLILEGYGLTETSAACFVNVPWDCRFGTVGPPLPGTEVKIADDGEILVRGPVVMRGYHKLPDVTAEVLDSDGWFHTGDIGELADGYLRVTDRKKDLIKTSGGKYVAPQKIEIIFKAVSPHSSQIVVHGDTRNYCVALITLDPEAIADWAEHHDLGGRSYEELTAAPEVRALIQGQIDELNARLERWETIKKFEILPADLSIEGGDITPSLKVKRKAVEKRYMAVLDSMYD
- a CDS encoding DUF3097 domain-containing protein, with product MSSYNDRYGRDVLTNSPHPKRPVSTQEAAVPGLVVEDVQTGYVGAVVEVDKHGVILEDRHGKRRAFPLGPGFWIDGKPVELVRPTAPAKSGRMVSASGSVAVLDHKARTARASRIYVEGKHDAELVEKVWGHDLRVEGVVVEELGGADDLAAVVAEFQPGPGRRLGVMLDHLVAGSKETRLADTVRGGPHADAVLIVGHPYIDVWQAVRPAVLGLKAWPDVPKGEPWKEGVLRRLGWRGETWEAWAHILGKVTTYTDLEPSFLGRVEELIDFVTDPGPA
- a CDS encoding TetR/AcrR family transcriptional regulator, whose protein sequence is MGGMATAERRAQPARVDATRNRERIIAAAREAFVEHGPAVPLDAIAHRAGVGNATLYRHFADRHELIHVVASYSLARITEQAESALAEETDAFEALRRFVHRAADERVGALCSLLYEGFDKNDPLVVDARVRLEAVVTELMDNAREAGQLRPDVGIGDLMVAITQLTRPIAGTACAHVERFMHRHLQLFLDGFRAPARSELCGAAATFEDFEPDRT
- a CDS encoding MFS transporter, which produces MPETQLPDPRRWRALAFIALAQLMVVLDATIVNIALPSAQADLGISDANRQWVITAYALAFGSLLLLGGRIADMWGRKNTFLTGLIGFAAASALGGAAVNEALMFASRALQGVFGALLAPAALSLLAVMFTDGKERAKAFGIFGAIAGGGAALGLILGGILTEYLDWRWVFFVNIPIAAIAFVGAVTSVHEPDGTRNRAPLDLPGTLLGTLGLVALVYGFTRAETEGWSDTGTVSMFVLTGLLLVAFVLVERKVKEPLLPLRVVLERNRGGVYLALGLAVIAMFGLFLFLTYYLQIVKGYSPIRSGVAFLPMVAGMVIGSTQLGARLMTRVPARYLMTPGLLVAAVGMLLLTQMNVDSSYVALLLPAQILLGLGLGTTFMPAMSLATFGVEPRDSGIASAMINTSQQVGGAIGTALLNTIAASATTSYIGAHIGGSTPPELVQLQGMVNGYTTAIWWAVGILVVSAAIAFFFVNATPDTEQAAFDELDGEGEAAPVMIH
- the hemW gene encoding radical SAM family heme chaperone HemW — translated: MPSTLPDGSPAPADGSLPPSALAGVGARPFGVYLHVPFCTTRCGYCDFNTYTASELGVAPGASRTSWADGAIAELRLARQVLGDADVPVSTVFVGGGTPTLLPPSDLGRVLRFLGDEFGLAPGAEVTTEANPESVDARSLAGLRAAGFTRVSVGMQSARPHVLAVLDRVHTPGRPAQVVAEARAAGFEHVSVDLIYGTPGETADDWRASVSAAVDAGPDHVSAYALIVEPGTRLAARMSRGELPFPDDDDQADKYLLADSLLSAAGFSWYELSNWSTSAAGRCRHNELYWTGADWWGAGPGAHSHVGGTRWWNVKHPAAWAARLAAGESPAHAREVLDAETRRVERVLLEVRLSSGLDLSVLDDAGRSAAAKIVADGLGEPDALAAGRLVLTRRGRLLADAVVRDLLP
- the hrcA gene encoding heat-inducible transcriptional repressor HrcA, which produces MSVDDRKLDVLRAIVEDYVATQEPVGSKALVDRHHLGVSPATIRNDMAALEEEGYIAQPHTSAGRVPTDKGYRLFVDRLSNVKPLSAPEKRAIQTFLDGAVDLDDVVSRTVRLLAQLTRQAAVVQYPSLSRSLVRHVELVMLAPARVLVVVITDTGRVEQRIVDLPSDADDALVGELRARINALAVGQDFAAVEARVTDLTERFGPEDRAAVAAVTGTLLTTLIERHEERVAVAGTGNLARYGQEFDRELEPLLSALEEHVVLLRLLGEATSPTPVRVRIGSENAQTGLSATSVVTSGYGPGELALASMGVVGPTRMDYPGTIAAVGAVARYVSKILAAH
- the dnaJ gene encoding molecular chaperone DnaJ, with the protein product MPTTDYYEVLGVPKNASGEEIKKAYRRLARQLHPDVNPDPATQERFKEVVTAYEVLNDPRKREMYDLGGDPLSSGGGAGGNFGGAFSFTDIMDAFFGGTNARGPRSRVRRGQDALVQLKVELADAVFGATRELQVDTAVVCEVCHGEGTAKGATRVTCPTCQGQGEVSQVQRSFLGQVMTTRPCPACQGFGTVNPNPCVECSGDGRVRTRRTLTIKIPAGVDNGTRIQLTGQGEVGPGGGPAGDLYVELAVTPHPVFSRNGDNLHCTLQLPMTAAALGTSVDLETFDGPTTIEVRAGAQHGEVIKLGARGVPKLRGTGRGDLLIHLEVQTPTKLDARQEELLRELAGLRNEERVEGPGAAGTHGNFFTRIRDAFKEGLN
- a CDS encoding 16S rRNA (uracil(1498)-N(3))-methyltransferase; protein product: MTAPVFLADAAALRGSDVVVLDGDEGRHAAVVRRIAPGETVELTDGAGQLARCVVVAASKRGLTCEVTERLDVPEPRPRVVVAQAIPKGDRGETAVETMTEVGVDEIVPWAAQRCMVRWTGERGDKALRRWRSTAREAAKQSRRAWLPAVADPMSTAALAARAAEAARTVVLHEEATSPLAAVELPNDGDILLVVGPEGGVAPDELDQLAAAGAVVARLGPTVLRTSTAGTVAAGVVLARTARWA